One Mycolicibacterium parafortuitum DNA segment encodes these proteins:
- a CDS encoding lysophospholipid acyltransferase family protein, which translates to MTLAARHAWVQAAPCGPGCVRSGADEPGHRWVVALRTALRVTAAMTLLGGVWLLALPLPGRVRLQRGYCRLMLRSLGVRMRVSGGPIRNLPGVLVVSGHVSWLDVFALGAVLPGSFVARADLLRLPALGPVVRMMRIIPIDRDRLRRLPDVVAAVSARLAAGHTVVAFPEATTWCGLSHGRFRPAMFQAAVDAGRPVQPVRLSYRHRDGRPSTVPAFVGDDSLPASIARVITARRTVCDLQVESLQLPGRDRRDLAARCEAAVLGHPAPRRQARPAGCDAASALSA; encoded by the coding sequence GTGACCCTCGCCGCCCGGCACGCGTGGGTGCAGGCCGCACCGTGCGGCCCGGGCTGTGTGCGCTCCGGCGCCGACGAACCGGGCCACCGGTGGGTGGTCGCGCTGCGGACCGCGCTGCGCGTCACCGCGGCGATGACGCTGCTGGGTGGGGTATGGCTGCTCGCGTTGCCGTTGCCCGGACGGGTACGGCTGCAGCGCGGCTATTGCCGGTTGATGCTGCGCAGCCTCGGCGTGCGGATGCGGGTCTCGGGCGGGCCGATCCGCAACCTTCCGGGGGTGCTGGTCGTCAGTGGGCATGTGTCCTGGCTGGACGTCTTCGCGCTCGGCGCGGTGCTGCCGGGGTCGTTCGTCGCGCGGGCCGACCTGCTGCGGCTGCCCGCACTCGGCCCGGTGGTGCGGATGATGAGGATCATCCCGATCGACCGCGACCGGCTGCGTCGACTCCCCGACGTGGTAGCGGCCGTCAGCGCCCGCCTGGCCGCCGGCCACACCGTGGTCGCGTTCCCCGAGGCCACCACCTGGTGCGGGCTGAGCCACGGTCGCTTTCGTCCGGCGATGTTCCAGGCTGCCGTCGACGCGGGCCGGCCGGTGCAGCCGGTGCGGCTCAGTTACCGCCACCGCGACGGCCGCCCGTCCACGGTGCCGGCGTTCGTCGGTGACGACAGCCTGCCGGCGTCGATCGCGCGGGTGATCACCGCCCGCCGCACGGTGTGCGACCTGCAGGTCGAGTCGCTGCAGCTGCCGGGCCGCGACCGCAGGGACCTGGCCGCCCGGTGTGAAGCCGCGGTGCTCGGCCACCCGGCGCCGCGGCGGCAGGCCAGGCCGGCCGGCTGTGACGCGGCCTCGGCGCTGTCCGCCTGA
- a CDS encoding GNAT family N-acetyltransferase, translating into MSTASVLIPGETFLPSGPAPRYSLLLCTDPGSIEAAQRLRHDVFSAEPGFTLRDAGPDGRDADRFDDYCDHLLVRDDGTGEFVGCYRMLPPPAAIAAGGLYTATEFDVSALDPLRPSLVEMGRAVVRDGHRHGAVVLLMWAGILAYLDRSGYDHVAGCVSVPVADPTGQTPAGSRLRGVRDAVLRRHAAPPEYTVHPYRPVVVDGRRLDDIAAPARVTLPPLLRGYLRLGAQVCGEPAHDPQFGVGDFPALLDKRRADVRYLRRLRSAGAAAAVEARS; encoded by the coding sequence ATGAGCACCGCATCCGTACTCATCCCCGGCGAGACGTTCCTGCCCTCCGGCCCGGCGCCGCGCTACAGCCTGCTGCTGTGCACCGACCCGGGCTCCATCGAGGCCGCCCAGCGGCTGCGCCACGACGTGTTCAGCGCCGAGCCGGGATTCACCCTGCGCGACGCTGGTCCCGACGGGCGCGACGCCGACCGCTTCGACGACTACTGCGACCACCTTCTGGTTCGCGACGACGGCACCGGAGAGTTCGTCGGCTGCTACCGCATGCTGCCCCCACCGGCCGCGATCGCCGCCGGTGGCCTCTACACCGCAACGGAATTCGACGTCTCGGCGCTGGACCCGCTGCGGCCGTCGCTGGTCGAGATGGGCCGCGCGGTGGTACGTGACGGGCATCGGCACGGCGCGGTCGTGCTGCTGATGTGGGCCGGCATCCTGGCCTATCTGGACCGCAGCGGCTACGACCATGTCGCAGGCTGTGTCTCGGTTCCCGTCGCCGATCCCACCGGCCAGACCCCGGCCGGCAGCCGGCTGCGCGGTGTCCGCGACGCCGTGTTGCGCCGGCATGCCGCGCCGCCCGAGTACACCGTGCACCCGTATCGCCCGGTGGTGGTCGACGGTCGTCGGCTCGACGACATCGCTGCCCCGGCACGGGTGACGCTGCCGCCGCTTCTGCGTGGCTATCTGAGGCTGGGGGCGCAGGTGTGCGGCGAACCCGCCCACGATCCGCAGTTCGGGGTCGGCGACTTCCCGGCGCTGCTCGACAAACGCCGCGCCGACGTCCGGTACCTGCGCAGGCTGCGGTCGGCAGGCGCCGCTGCTGCGGTCGAGGCCCGGTCGTGA
- a CDS encoding electron transfer flavoprotein subunit alpha/FixB family protein, with protein sequence MAEVLVLAEHAEGALKKVTAELITAARALGEPSAVVVGKPGTAEPLVDGLKSAGAAKIYVAESDDAENYLITPYVDVLASLAESASPAAVLLAASADGKEIAGRLAARIGAGILSDVVDVKDGGKAVHSIFGGAYTVEAEAVGDTPVITVRPGAIEAAPSDGAGEVVNVEVPAPAENATKITSREPAVAGDRPELTEASVVVAGGRGVGSAENFGIVEELADSLGAAVGASRAAVDSGYYPGQFQVGQTGKTVSPQLYIALGISGAIQHRAGMQTSKTIIAVNKDEEAPIFEIADLGIVGDLFKVTPQLTEAVKARKG encoded by the coding sequence ATGGCTGAAGTACTCGTGCTCGCCGAGCACGCCGAAGGTGCGCTGAAGAAGGTCACCGCCGAACTGATCACCGCGGCCCGCGCGCTGGGTGAGCCCTCCGCCGTCGTGGTGGGCAAGCCCGGCACCGCCGAACCCCTGGTGGACGGTCTGAAGTCGGCCGGCGCCGCCAAGATCTACGTCGCCGAATCCGACGACGCAGAGAACTACCTGATCACCCCGTACGTGGACGTGCTGGCCTCGCTGGCCGAGTCGGCGTCGCCCGCGGCCGTGCTGTTGGCCGCCAGCGCCGACGGCAAGGAGATTGCGGGACGTCTCGCCGCCCGCATCGGCGCAGGCATCCTCAGCGACGTCGTCGACGTCAAGGACGGCGGAAAGGCCGTCCACTCGATCTTCGGCGGTGCCTACACCGTCGAGGCCGAGGCCGTCGGCGACACCCCGGTGATCACCGTGCGTCCCGGTGCGATCGAGGCGGCGCCGTCGGACGGCGCCGGTGAGGTCGTCAACGTCGAGGTGCCCGCACCCGCGGAGAACGCCACCAAGATCACGTCGCGGGAGCCCGCCGTGGCCGGCGATCGTCCGGAGCTCACCGAGGCGAGCGTCGTCGTGGCCGGCGGCCGCGGTGTCGGCAGCGCCGAGAACTTCGGCATCGTCGAGGAACTCGCCGATTCGCTGGGCGCCGCCGTCGGCGCGTCCCGCGCCGCGGTCGACTCCGGCTACTACCCGGGCCAGTTCCAGGTCGGTCAGACCGGCAAGACCGTGTCCCCGCAGCTGTACATCGCCCTGGGCATCTCCGGCGCGATCCAGCACCGGGCCGGTATGCAGACGTCGAAGACGATCATCGCGGTCAACAAGGACGAAGAGGCGCCGATCTTCGAGATCGCCGATCTCGGCATCGTCGGCGACCTGTTCAAGGTCACCCCGCAGCTGACCGAGGCGGTCAAGGCCCGCAAGGGATAG
- a CDS encoding electron transfer flavoprotein subunit beta/FixA family protein, translating to MTNIVVLIKQVPDTWSERKLSEGDWTLDREAADAVLDEINERAVEEALLIKEREGGDSTVTVLTAGPERATEAIRKALSMGADKAVHLLDDGLHGSDMVQTGWALARALGTIEGTELVIAGNEATDGTGGAVPAIIAEYLGLPQLTHVRKLSVENGKVTAERETDDGVFTLEASLPAVVSVNEKINEPRFPSFKGIMAAKKKEVTTLTLAEIGVEADEVGVANAGSKVLSSTPKPPKTAGEKVTDEGDGGTKIAEYLVGQKII from the coding sequence ATGACGAACATCGTGGTCCTGATCAAACAGGTCCCTGACACGTGGTCCGAGCGCAAGCTGTCCGAGGGTGACTGGACGCTCGACCGGGAGGCCGCCGACGCCGTACTCGACGAGATCAACGAGCGCGCCGTCGAAGAAGCGCTGCTCATCAAGGAACGGGAAGGCGGCGACAGCACCGTCACCGTCCTGACCGCCGGTCCCGAGCGCGCCACCGAGGCCATCCGCAAGGCCCTGTCCATGGGCGCCGACAAGGCCGTGCACCTGCTCGACGACGGCCTGCACGGCTCCGACATGGTGCAGACGGGCTGGGCGCTGGCCCGCGCGCTGGGCACCATCGAGGGCACCGAGCTGGTCATCGCCGGTAACGAGGCCACCGACGGCACCGGCGGCGCCGTGCCGGCGATCATCGCCGAGTACCTGGGCCTGCCGCAGCTGACCCATGTGCGCAAGCTGTCCGTGGAGAACGGCAAGGTCACCGCCGAGCGCGAGACCGACGACGGCGTGTTCACCCTCGAGGCGTCGCTGCCCGCCGTGGTCAGCGTCAACGAGAAGATCAACGAGCCGCGCTTCCCGTCCTTCAAGGGCATCATGGCCGCGAAGAAGAAGGAAGTGACCACCCTGACGCTGGCCGAGATCGGCGTCGAGGCAGACGAGGTCGGCGTCGCCAACGCCGGTTCCAAGGTGCTGTCCTCGACCCCGAAGCCGCCGAAGACCGCAGGCGAGAAGGTCACCGACGAAGGCGACGGCGGCACGAAGATCGCCGAGTACCTGGTCGGTCAGAAGATTATCTAG
- a CDS encoding class I SAM-dependent methyltransferase produces the protein MSASVTDGDPGLPLTGERTIPGLAEENYWFRRHEVVYRRLVERCRDRDVLEAGSGEGYGADLIADVARTVIGLDYDESAVAHVRARYPRVDMRHGNLAELPLPDGAVDVVVNFQVIEHLWDQGQFVTECARVLRPGGTLLMSTPNRITFSPGRDTPVNPFHTRELNAAELTELLEAAGFRMEAMLGVYHGPALAELDARHGGSIIDAQIARALADAPWSAELLADVESVTIDHFDLAPGSETRPIDDSLDLVAIAVRP, from the coding sequence ATGAGCGCATCTGTGACCGACGGCGACCCGGGACTACCTCTCACCGGCGAACGAACCATCCCCGGCCTCGCCGAGGAGAATTACTGGTTCCGCCGCCACGAGGTGGTGTACCGACGACTGGTCGAGCGCTGCCGCGACCGCGACGTGCTGGAGGCCGGCAGCGGTGAGGGTTACGGCGCCGATCTGATCGCCGACGTGGCACGCACCGTGATCGGCCTGGACTACGACGAGAGCGCGGTCGCGCACGTGCGGGCCCGGTATCCGCGCGTCGATATGCGTCACGGCAACCTGGCCGAGCTCCCGCTACCGGACGGCGCGGTCGACGTCGTGGTCAACTTCCAGGTGATCGAGCATCTGTGGGATCAGGGCCAGTTCGTCACCGAGTGCGCCCGGGTGCTGCGTCCCGGCGGCACGCTGCTGATGTCGACCCCGAACCGCATCACCTTCTCCCCCGGGCGCGACACCCCGGTCAATCCGTTCCACACCCGCGAGCTCAACGCCGCGGAGCTGACCGAGCTGCTGGAGGCCGCGGGGTTCCGGATGGAGGCCATGCTCGGGGTGTACCACGGCCCCGCGCTCGCCGAGCTCGACGCGCGCCACGGCGGTTCGATCATCGACGCGCAGATCGCGCGCGCCCTGGCCGACGCCCCGTGGTCGGCCGAACTGCTCGCCGACGTGGAGTCGGTGACCATCGACCACTTCGACCTGGCCCCCGGGTCCGAGACCCGACCCATCGATGACAGCCTGGATCTGGTCGCGATCGCGGTGCGGCCGTGA
- a CDS encoding 1,4-alpha-glucan branching protein domain-containing protein, which produces MTDSTTEPVPGLFTLVLHTHLPWLAHHGRWPVGEEWLYQSWSAAYLPLVRVLRTLAAENRRHLVTLGVTPVVAAQLDDPYCLQGMHHWLANWQLRALEAASTRTAEPGASPASEPDALRRFGAREYAEAERELDEFDTLWRHGGSPVFRELLDGEVIELLGGPLAHPFQPLLNPRLREFALREGLADAGARFAHSPTGIWAPECAYAPGMESGYAAAGVSHFMVDGPSLRGDTSLGRPVGDSDVVAFGRDLQVSYRVWSPKSGYPGHAAYRDFHTYDHATGLKPARVTGRSVPSDAKAPYDFDRASAAVDVHVADFVETVRDRLTAESARIGRPAHVVAAFDTELFGHWWYEGPLWLERVLRALPAAGVRVGTLADAITAGYVGAPVELPPSSWGSGKDWQVWSGEKVADLVQLNNEVVDTALSTVDKALVHRSSLDAPTPRDFVADQILRETLLTVSSDWPFMVSKDSAADYARYRAHLHAHATREISAALAAGRRDQAQRLAEGWNRADGLFGALDARRLPSP; this is translated from the coding sequence GTGACCGATTCGACGACGGAGCCCGTCCCCGGGCTTTTCACGCTGGTCCTGCACACCCATCTGCCTTGGCTGGCCCATCACGGCCGCTGGCCGGTCGGTGAGGAGTGGCTCTACCAATCGTGGTCGGCGGCGTACCTGCCGCTGGTGCGGGTGCTGCGCACACTGGCCGCCGAGAACCGCCGACACCTGGTGACCCTCGGCGTCACACCGGTGGTCGCCGCCCAGCTCGACGACCCGTACTGCCTGCAGGGCATGCACCACTGGCTGGCGAACTGGCAGCTGCGGGCCTTGGAGGCGGCGTCCACCCGCACCGCGGAGCCGGGCGCCTCACCCGCGTCCGAACCGGACGCCCTGCGCCGCTTCGGAGCCCGCGAGTACGCCGAGGCCGAACGCGAGCTCGACGAGTTCGACACGCTGTGGCGCCACGGCGGCAGCCCGGTGTTCCGTGAGCTGCTCGACGGCGAGGTCATCGAGCTGCTGGGCGGCCCGCTGGCGCATCCGTTCCAGCCGTTGCTGAACCCTCGACTGCGGGAGTTCGCGTTGCGCGAGGGACTCGCCGACGCCGGGGCGCGGTTCGCCCACTCGCCCACCGGGATCTGGGCACCCGAATGCGCGTACGCCCCCGGCATGGAGTCCGGATATGCCGCCGCGGGTGTCAGCCACTTCATGGTCGACGGGCCGTCCCTGCGCGGCGACACCTCGCTGGGCCGCCCGGTCGGCGACTCCGATGTGGTCGCGTTCGGCCGGGATCTTCAGGTCAGCTACCGCGTATGGTCGCCGAAGTCCGGCTATCCGGGTCACGCGGCGTACCGCGACTTCCACACCTACGACCACGCCACCGGCCTCAAGCCCGCGCGGGTTACCGGTCGCAGCGTGCCCTCGGATGCCAAGGCGCCGTACGACTTCGACCGCGCATCGGCCGCCGTCGACGTCCATGTCGCCGATTTCGTCGAGACGGTGCGCGACCGGTTGACGGCCGAGAGTGCCCGCATCGGGCGTCCCGCGCACGTGGTCGCCGCGTTCGACACCGAGCTGTTCGGCCACTGGTGGTACGAGGGTCCGCTGTGGCTGGAGCGGGTGCTGCGGGCGCTGCCCGCCGCCGGGGTGCGGGTCGGCACGCTCGCGGATGCGATCACCGCGGGCTACGTCGGCGCACCGGTCGAATTGCCGCCCAGCAGTTGGGGTTCCGGCAAGGACTGGCAGGTCTGGTCCGGCGAGAAGGTTGCCGACCTGGTGCAGCTCAACAACGAGGTCGTCGACACCGCATTGAGCACCGTCGACAAGGCGCTCGTCCACCGGTCGTCGCTGGATGCGCCGACGCCAAGGGATTTCGTCGCCGACCAGATCCTGCGCGAGACCCTGTTGACGGTGTCCAGCGACTGGCCGTTCATGGTCAGCAAGGACTCCGCGGCCGATTACGCGCGCTACCGCGCGCACCTGCACGCGCATGCGACGCGGGAGATCTCGGCGGCGCTGGCGGCGGGGCGCCGCGATCAGGCCCAGCGGCTCGCCGAGGGCTGGAACCGCGCCGACGGGCTGTTTGGCGCGCTCGACGCACGGAGGCTGCCCAGCCCATGA
- a CDS encoding glycosyltransferase family 4 protein has protein sequence MKILLVSWEYPPVVIGGLGRHVHHLATELVNAGHEVVVLSRRPTGTDPQSHPTTDEVCEGVRVIAAAEDPHEFAFGTDMMAWVLAMGHAMIRAGFALGDWRPDIVHAHDWLVAHPAVALAQFFDVPLVSTIHATEAGRHSGWVSGPVSRQVHALESWLVRDSDSLITCSASMSDEITTLFGPELADISVIPNGIDTDGWPFAPRRPHPGPAELLYFGRLEYEKGVHDAIAALPKVRRTHPGTTLTIAGDGTQLDFLTEQARKHKVVKATNFVGRVDHQELLRLLHQADVAVLPSHYEPFGIVALEAAAAGTPLVTSTAGGLGEAVIDGVTGMSYPPGDVPALAAAIRAVLDSPEAAQDRAAAARARLTSDFAWHTVAAETEQVYLAAKRAVRRPQSRRPIVERPLPGR, from the coding sequence ATGAAGATCCTGCTGGTCTCGTGGGAGTACCCGCCGGTGGTGATCGGCGGCCTCGGACGCCACGTGCACCACCTGGCCACCGAGCTGGTCAATGCCGGCCACGAGGTTGTCGTGCTCAGCCGCCGCCCGACGGGCACCGACCCGCAGAGCCACCCGACGACCGACGAGGTCTGCGAGGGCGTGCGGGTGATCGCGGCCGCCGAGGACCCGCACGAGTTCGCCTTCGGCACCGACATGATGGCCTGGGTGCTGGCGATGGGACACGCGATGATCCGCGCCGGCTTCGCGCTCGGTGACTGGCGTCCCGACATCGTGCACGCCCACGACTGGCTGGTCGCCCACCCGGCGGTGGCGCTGGCCCAGTTCTTCGACGTGCCATTGGTTTCGACGATCCACGCGACGGAGGCCGGCAGGCACTCCGGCTGGGTGTCCGGTCCGGTGAGCCGTCAGGTCCACGCGCTGGAGTCCTGGCTGGTGCGCGACTCGGACTCGTTGATCACCTGCTCGGCGTCGATGAGCGACGAAATCACCACGCTGTTCGGCCCGGAACTGGCGGACATCTCGGTGATCCCGAACGGCATCGACACCGACGGCTGGCCGTTCGCGCCGCGGCGGCCCCACCCCGGGCCCGCCGAGCTGCTGTATTTCGGCCGCCTGGAGTACGAGAAGGGCGTGCACGACGCGATCGCGGCACTGCCCAAGGTGCGCCGCACCCACCCCGGCACCACGCTGACCATCGCCGGCGACGGCACCCAGCTGGATTTCCTCACCGAGCAGGCCCGTAAGCACAAAGTGGTCAAGGCGACCAATTTCGTTGGCCGCGTGGATCATCAGGAGCTGCTGCGTCTCCTCCATCAGGCCGACGTCGCCGTACTGCCGTCGCACTACGAACCGTTCGGCATCGTCGCTCTCGAAGCCGCCGCAGCAGGCACACCACTGGTCACCTCGACGGCCGGTGGGCTCGGCGAAGCGGTGATCGACGGTGTGACGGGGATGTCCTATCCGCCGGGTGACGTCCCCGCGCTGGCCGCCGCGATCCGCGCGGTGCTCGATTCGCCGGAGGCCGCACAGGACCGCGCGGCCGCGGCACGGGCCCGGCTGACCTCTGATTTCGCGTGGCACACCGTGGCCGCAGAGACCGAGCAGGTGTATCTGGCGGCCAAGCGGGCGGTGCGCCGGCCGCAGTCGAGGCGCCCGATCGTGGAGCGCCCTCTGCCGGGCCGATGA
- a CDS encoding acyltransferase codes for MTTMWGAPLHKRWRGSRLRDPRQAKFLTAASLRWVIANRAYTPWYLVRYWRLLKFKLTNPHIITRGMVFLGKDVEIQSTPELAQMEIGRWVHIGDKNTIRCHEGSLRIGDKVVLGRDNVINTYLDIELGDSVLMADWCYICDFDHKMDSIELPIKDQGIVKGPVRIGPDTWVGVKVSVLRNTTIGRGCVLGSHAVVRGDIPDFSIAVGAPAKVVKNRKLSWETSAAERAELAAALADIERKKAAQK; via the coding sequence ATGACGACGATGTGGGGTGCACCGCTGCACAAACGCTGGCGGGGGTCGCGCTTGCGGGATCCACGTCAGGCCAAGTTCCTCACCGCGGCATCGCTGAGATGGGTGATCGCCAACCGTGCCTACACCCCGTGGTACCTGGTGCGGTACTGGCGGCTGCTGAAGTTCAAGCTGACCAACCCGCACATCATCACCAGGGGCATGGTGTTCCTCGGCAAGGATGTCGAGATCCAGTCGACCCCGGAGCTGGCGCAGATGGAGATCGGGCGCTGGGTGCACATCGGCGACAAGAACACCATCCGCTGCCACGAGGGGTCACTGCGCATCGGCGACAAGGTGGTGCTCGGCCGCGACAACGTCATCAACACCTATTTGGACATCGAACTCGGCGACTCGGTGCTGATGGCCGACTGGTGCTACATCTGCGACTTCGACCACAAGATGGACAGCATCGAACTGCCCATCAAGGACCAGGGCATCGTCAAGGGCCCGGTCCGTATCGGACCCGACACCTGGGTCGGGGTCAAGGTCAGCGTGCTGCGCAACACCACCATCGGGCGCGGCTGCGTGCTCGGCTCTCACGCCGTGGTGCGCGGTGACATCCCGGACTTCTCGATCGCCGTCGGCGCCCCGGCCAAGGTGGTCAAGAACCGCAAGCTGTCCTGGGAGACCTCGGCGGCCGAGCGGGCCGAACTGGCCGCCGCGCTCGCCGACATCGAGCGTAAGAAGGCCGCTCAGAAGTAA
- a CDS encoding PQQ-binding-like beta-propeller repeat protein, giving the protein MLRRIIVVAWTALLAVVLAGCGNTDSWVLARAATGWSAQYHDAANSSFSPVEGAEALQLDWGRSVKGSLAAQVALGSGNYLAVNGQTEGGCSLMVWEVDNRGRQRWCTRLVQGGGIASPLFDGFDNLYIGQPGLLQSFPPTQWVRWRRPVIGLPLTARMVAPGQLLSVTHLGQVLVFDAHRGTVSGTSLDLVDGVDPRDSERGLADCRLARPECPVAAAPAFSEATGMIVMSLWEPGAEKPVLVGLRYQQGQTPLLTREWTSDAVGGGPLASPVMSADGSTVYVNGRDERLWAIDAADGSEKWSVPLDYLAQTPPSVTPDGLIIAGGGPGSRLTAIRDTASGGEEVWTREDTTPLTTSSLAGLGYTVIPDGEGESAGLALRIFTLGDGNPVNTYRLPNASGWPVGVSVGHDRRVVVATSDGQVYGFDPA; this is encoded by the coding sequence GTGCTCCGGCGAATCATCGTGGTGGCTTGGACGGCATTGCTCGCCGTCGTGCTCGCCGGCTGCGGCAACACCGATTCCTGGGTGCTGGCCCGCGCGGCGACCGGCTGGTCGGCGCAGTACCACGACGCCGCCAACAGCAGCTTCTCCCCCGTCGAAGGGGCTGAGGCGCTGCAGCTGGACTGGGGCCGCTCGGTGAAGGGCAGCCTGGCAGCGCAGGTGGCGCTCGGCTCGGGCAACTATCTGGCCGTCAACGGCCAGACCGAGGGCGGCTGCTCGCTGATGGTCTGGGAGGTCGACAACCGCGGCAGGCAGCGCTGGTGCACCCGGCTGGTGCAGGGCGGCGGCATCGCGAGCCCGTTGTTCGACGGCTTCGACAACCTCTACATCGGCCAGCCCGGGCTGTTGCAGTCGTTCCCCCCGACCCAGTGGGTGCGGTGGCGCCGACCGGTCATCGGCCTGCCGTTGACCGCGCGGATGGTGGCGCCGGGCCAGCTCCTGTCCGTGACGCATCTGGGCCAGGTGCTGGTCTTCGACGCGCACCGGGGCACTGTGTCCGGCACCTCCCTCGACCTGGTCGACGGAGTGGATCCGCGGGATTCCGAGCGCGGTCTGGCCGACTGCCGGCTGGCCCGCCCGGAGTGCCCGGTGGCGGCGGCGCCGGCGTTCTCCGAAGCCACCGGCATGATCGTGATGTCGTTGTGGGAACCCGGCGCCGAGAAGCCGGTGTTGGTCGGTCTGCGCTACCAGCAGGGCCAGACCCCTCTGTTGACCCGCGAGTGGACCAGCGACGCAGTCGGTGGTGGCCCGCTGGCCAGCCCCGTGATGTCGGCCGACGGGTCGACGGTGTACGTCAACGGCCGCGACGAACGCCTGTGGGCCATCGACGCCGCCGACGGCAGCGAGAAGTGGTCGGTGCCGCTGGACTATCTGGCCCAGACCCCACCGTCGGTGACACCCGACGGGCTGATCATCGCCGGTGGCGGGCCTGGTTCCCGGCTGACCGCGATCCGCGACACCGCGTCCGGCGGCGAGGAGGTGTGGACCCGCGAGGACACCACCCCGCTGACGACGTCCAGCCTGGCCGGCCTCGGCTACACGGTGATACCGGACGGTGAGGGCGAGTCTGCGGGTCTGGCCCTGCGGATCTTCACCCTCGGTGACGGCAACCCCGTCAATACCTACCGGCTTCCCAACGCCAGCGGCTGGCCGGTGGGCGTCTCGGTCGGGCACGACCGGCGCGTCGTCGTGGCCACCTCCGACGGACAGGTCTACGGGTTCGACCCGGCGTGA
- a CDS encoding alanine/glycine:cation symporter family protein, with the protein MSEFLDTVNSYVWSNALVYLCLATGIYFSIRSRLVQVRQIPEMIRLMMRGEKSPSGVSSFQALTMSLAGRVGTGNIAGVATAIAFGGPGALFWMWMMAFLGASTSFVECTLGQIYKTRDRLTGEYRGGPAYYFSKAFEHTAARPFFKLYGLLFAAVTILACGLLLPSVQSNSMASAMNSAWGFSKWWVAVGTVIVLGFVIIGGVKRIAAFASIVVPFMAVVYIVLALIIVVVNIDALPGVIQLVFSSAFGLDSTFGAILGSAVMWGVKRGVYSNEAGQGTGPHAAAAAEVSHPAKQGLVQAFAVYVDTLFICSATGFLILSTGAYRVFEGESESGAVLSDGGLLATTVEVGPAYAQAGFDSLWNGAGSTFIAVSLAFFCFTTIVAYYYMAETNLRFMLGRFATIDVRFLPGTIGATMTMLLQALILVSVVMGCVSTATEAWVLGDIGVGLMAWLNIIGILILQKPAYKALWDYEKQKKAGLDPVFDPVALGIKNAKFWENYDPKASHELQPSATG; encoded by the coding sequence GTGTCAGAATTCCTGGACACCGTCAACAGCTACGTATGGAGCAACGCGCTCGTCTATCTGTGTCTGGCCACCGGAATCTACTTCTCCATCCGCAGCAGACTGGTCCAAGTCAGACAGATCCCCGAGATGATCCGTCTGATGATGCGGGGCGAGAAGTCCCCGTCGGGGGTGTCCAGCTTCCAGGCGCTGACCATGTCGCTGGCCGGACGCGTGGGCACCGGCAACATCGCCGGCGTCGCGACCGCCATCGCGTTCGGCGGTCCGGGGGCGCTGTTCTGGATGTGGATGATGGCGTTCCTCGGCGCCTCCACGTCGTTCGTGGAGTGCACGCTGGGCCAGATCTACAAGACGCGTGACCGACTCACCGGCGAGTACCGCGGCGGACCGGCCTACTACTTCAGCAAGGCGTTCGAGCACACCGCGGCGCGGCCGTTCTTCAAGCTGTACGGCCTGCTGTTCGCCGCCGTGACGATCCTGGCGTGCGGTCTGCTGCTGCCGAGCGTGCAATCGAACTCGATGGCCTCGGCGATGAACTCGGCATGGGGCTTCTCGAAGTGGTGGGTCGCCGTCGGCACCGTGATCGTGCTCGGCTTCGTGATCATCGGCGGAGTGAAGCGCATCGCGGCGTTCGCGTCGATCGTGGTGCCGTTCATGGCCGTCGTCTACATCGTGCTCGCGCTGATCATCGTCGTGGTCAACATCGACGCGCTGCCCGGGGTGATCCAGCTGGTCTTCTCCAGCGCGTTCGGTCTGGACTCCACGTTCGGCGCGATCCTCGGTTCCGCGGTGATGTGGGGCGTCAAGCGAGGCGTCTACTCCAATGAGGCGGGTCAGGGCACCGGACCGCACGCGGCCGCGGCCGCCGAGGTGTCACACCCCGCCAAGCAGGGCCTTGTGCAGGCGTTCGCGGTGTATGTCGACACGCTGTTCATCTGCTCGGCCACCGGCTTCCTGATCCTGTCGACCGGCGCCTACCGGGTGTTCGAGGGTGAGAGCGAGTCGGGGGCGGTGCTGTCGGACGGCGGACTGCTCGCGACCACCGTCGAGGTCGGTCCCGCCTACGCTCAGGCGGGCTTCGACAGCCTCTGGAACGGCGCCGGATCGACGTTCATCGCGGTGTCGCTGGCATTCTTCTGCTTCACCACGATCGTCGCGTACTACTACATGGCCGAGACAAACCTGCGGTTCATGCTCGGACGCTTCGCCACCATCGATGTCCGATTCCTGCCCGGAACGATCGGCGCGACCATGACCATGCTGCTGCAGGCACTGATCCTGGTGTCGGTCGTGATGGGGTGTGTCTCGACCGCGACCGAGGCGTGGGTGCTCGGCGACATCGGTGTCGGGCTGATGGCCTGGCTGAACATCATCGGGATCCTGATCCTGCAGAAACCCGCCTACAAGGCGCTGTGGGACTACGAGAAACAGAAGAAGGCCGGCCTGGACCCGGTGTTCGATCCGGTGGCGCTCGGGATCAAGAACGCGAAGTTCTGGGAGAACTACGACCCGAAGGCCTCCCACGAACTGCAGCCGTCGGCTACGGGGTGA